The Magnolia sinica isolate HGM2019 chromosome 10, MsV1, whole genome shotgun sequence genome includes a window with the following:
- the LOC131257986 gene encoding S-adenosylmethionine decarboxylase proenzyme, with translation MAFPVSAIGFEGYEKRLEISFFKPFIFADPQGKGLRLLSKCQIDEILKPAECTIVSSLSNDHVDSYVLSESSLFVYPYKIIIKTCGTTKLLLSIPPILNLSKSLSLSVKAVTYTRGSFIFPGAQPFPHRNFSEEVTILNDHFGNLGSGGKAYVMSSLVESQQWHIYSACAASAAEDGGPLCTLEMCMTGLDTKLASVFYKTKTSSAAEMTTASGIRKILPGSDICDFEFDPCGYSMNSIEGVAISTIHVTPEDGFSYASFEAAGCNAKEVNLGQLVERVLACFQPAEFSIAIHAVGGEEMGWVGEELDDVTGYVCGKRSMQELGEGACVVYQSYKAGGCGSPRSILKCWKEEEEEE, from the coding sequence ATGGCCTTCCCTGTCTCTGCCATTGGATTTGAGGGCTATGAAAAGAGGCTGGAGATCTCTTTCTTCAAGCCATTCATCTTTGCTGATCCCCAAGGGAAGGGCCTCCGTTTGCTCTCCAAATGTCAAATTGATGAGATACTGAAACCTGCCGAGTGCACGATAGTGTCATCCCTGTCAAACGATCACGTAGACTCATATGTCCTCTCCGAGTCTAGCCTCTTTGTTTATCCCTACAAAATCATAATCAAAACATGCGGCACCACAAAGCTGCTGCTCTCAATTCCACCAATCCTCAATCTGTCTAAATCTCTGTCCCTCTCTGTAAAAGCTGTTACATACACTCGCGGAAGCTTCATATTTCCGGGGGCTCAGCCATTTCCTCACCGCAACTTCTCAGAGGAGGTGACCATCCTCAATGACCACTTTGGCAACCTCGGCTCTGGTggcaaggcctatgtgatgagcaGTCTTGTTGAATCCCAGCAGTGGCACATTTATTCTGCTTGCGCAGCATCAGCGGCCGAAGATGGTGGCCCGCTTTGCACTCTGGAAATGTGCATGACTGGTCTGGATACGAAGCTGGCCTCTGTATTCTACAAGACGAAAACAAGCTCAGCAGCAGAGATGACTACAGCCTCAGGCATACGGAAGATTCTGCCCGGTTCTGATATATGTGATTTTGAGTTTGACCCATGTGGCTACTCCATGAACAGCATTGAGGGAGTTGcgatctcaaccatccatgttACGCCAGAAGATGGCTTTAGCTATGCAAGCTTTGAAGCAGCGGGTTGCAATGCGAAGGAGGTCAATCTGGGCCAATTGGTTGAGAGGGTGCTGGCCTGTTTCCAACCGGCAGAGTTTTCTATTGCTATACATGCGGTAGGAGGCGAGGAGATGGGATGGGTGGGAGAAGAGCTGGATGACGTGACAGGGTACGTGTGCGGGAAGAGGAGCATGCAGGAGCTTGGAGAAGGGGCTTGCGTGGTCTACCAGAGTTACAAGGCTGGCGGATGCGGGTCCCCAAGATCCATCCTCAAATGctggaaagaagaggaagaagaagaataa